The sequence TGATCAGCATGACGATGATCATCGAGACGATCGCGGTGAGGGAGAAGGTGGGGATCCCGAAGTAGAACGGGGTGGTGACGCCGAAGGCGGAGGCCTCGGTGACGCCGCTGAAGGAGGTGTCCCCGAGCAGCACCGCCACGATCGTGCCGATCACCAGGCCCAGCAGCACCGCGATCGTGCCCAGGAAGCCGCGGAAGAACCGCTGCACCAGCACGATGATCCCCAGGGTGCCCAGCGCGTAGAGGATGTCGCGGGTGGCGGGGGTGCCCTCGGCGTAGTTGGTGATGTCCCCGGCGGAGACGCCCAGCAGGGTGATGCCCATCGTGGTCAGCACCGTGCCGATCACCACCGGCGGGAAGAACCGCAGGATCCGCGCGAAGTACGGGGCCACCAGGAAGGTGAACAGGCCCGCGACGATGATCGAGCCGTAGATCATCGGCAGGCCCTCGGCGCCGCCCTCGCCGCCGGTCGCGGCCAGGCCGATCGCGATGATCGGGCTCACCGCGGTGGTGGTCACGCCCTGGATGATCGGCAGGCGCACCCCCACCTTCCAGAAGCCGACCGACTGGATCAGCGTCGCGATGCCGCAGGTGAACAGGTCCGCGTTGATGAGGTGGATCGTCTGCTCGGGGGTCAGGTTCAGGCCGGAGGCGATCAGCAGCGGCACGATCACCGCGCCGGCGTAGAACGCCAGCACGTGCTGGATCGAGAGCACCGTGAGCCGTGCCGGGGGCGGCACCTGGTCGACGGGATGCCGGCGCGGGGCGGCGTCGGGCACAGGGGCGGGGGCTGCGGCGGTGGTCATTCTCGTCCTCGGGGAGCCGTCGGGCGCGGGGAGCTCGACGTGGGGCTGGGAAGGGGCACGGGCGGGCCGCGCACCAGCGTAGGCCTCGCGCAGGCGGCGCAGACGGCCGGGTCCCGGAGGATGGACGTGAGATGGCCGTCATCCTGTGGCCGCGACCGGGCCGGGCGGGTAGAAGGGAACGGTGACCACCCCTGCTCCCCGCCGCGGCCGACCCAGGCCCCTGTCCACCCTGTTCGCGGCGTTCGCGGTGGTCGTCATCGCCCTGAACCTGCGCCCGGGCGCGACCAGCGTGGGCCCGCTGATGGAGAACGTCGTGGGCGCGTACGGGCAGGGGGCCTTCGCCTCCGGCCTGCTCACCGCGCTGCCGCCGCTCGCCTTCGGCGCGATGGGGCTGCTGGCCGTGCCGATCTCGCGCCGCCTGGGGCTCACCGGCGCGATCGTCGCCTCCTACGTGGTGGTCGCGCTGGGACTGCTGCTGCGACCTTCGGCCGGCGCCTTCACCCTGTTCGTGGTGCTGTCGGTGCTGGGGCTGCTGGGCCCGGCGCTCGGCAACGTGCTGGTCCCGGCGTGGATCAAGCAGCACGGCGGGGGCCGCACCGTCGCCCTGATGACGGTGTACTCCGTGGTGCTCGCCCTCGGCGGCTCGGCCGGCTCCGCGCTCGCCGTGCCGCTCGCGGGCTCCGGGGTCGACGGATGGAAGGACTCCCTGCAGACGTGGGGCGTGATCGCCGCGGTGCCGGTGGTGGTGTGGGCGGTGGTGCTCACCCGCACCGGGCACGACTTCCCGCCCTCCCCGCCGCGCGGCGAGATCGGCGGCTCGCTGCGCCGCTCACCCACCGCGATCGCGCTCACGGTGATGTTCGCGCTGCAGTCGCTGAACGCCTACACCCAGTTCGGGATGCTCCCGCAGATCCTCACCGAGGCCGGGATCAGCCCCGCCCGCGCCGGGGTGCTGGTCGCGGTGATCGCCGGCTGGGGCCTGGTGGGCGGACTGGTGATGCCGACGGTGATCGAGAGGGCCCCGGGCCTGCCCTGGATCGTGGCCAGCTTCGGAGTGCTCACGGTGATCGGCTACCTCGGGCTGCTGCTGGCCCCGACCGTCAGCCCGCTGCTGTGGGCGTGCGTGCTGGGGATCGGCGGTTTCGCCTTCCCCACCGCGATCGCGCTGCTGCCGGCCCGCACCCGCTCCCCGCTGATCACCGCCCGCCTCTCCGGCACGGTCCAGCCGATCGGCTACCTGCTGGCCGCGCTGGGACCGATCCTCGCCGGCGCCCTGCTGGGGGTCACCGGCTCCTCCGCCTCGGTGCTGTGGTTCCTCGCCGGGACCGGTGCGCTGCTGTCCGTGGCCGGGTTCCGGGCCGGGCTGCCCCGGCTCGTGGACCGCGAGATCGCGCCCTGAGCCGCCGCTGAGGCGGTGCCCACGGCACCTTCCGTGGGAAGATGCCCCCATGAGCCTCGTCCGCACCCTGCGCATCCTGGCCTCCCAGCGGCCGTCCACCCCTCCGCGCGCCGTCGCCGCCCCCGCCCGGGTGGAGCGCCGCCGCCACGCCCACGTGCCCGTGACCTGGATCGACCCGGAGCTGGCGCACACCGCCGCCATCGTGCACCTGCACGGCGGCTCCTACGTGGCCGGCGAGAGCGCACAGACCTGGGAGATGCTCGAGGAGGTCGCCCGGCGCACCGGTGCGGCCGGGGCGATGCTCCACTACCGTCTCGCCCCGCGCCACCCCTTCCCGGCCGCCGTCGAGGACGTGCTGCGGGCCCTCGACGAGCTGTCCACCCAGGTGCTGCTGCGGCCCGGCCGCTGGGTGCTCTCCGGGGACGAGGCCGGGGCCGGGCTCGCGCTCGCCGTCGCGCAGGTCCTCGCCGGCTCCGAGGTGGACTCCCCGGCGGCGGTGCTGCTGACCTCCCCGTGGGCGGACCTGTCCCGCGAGGCCGCGGAGGAGGACGAGCTGCGCCGCACCGCCGCGACGCTCTACGCCGGCGCCGTGCCCCGCACCGAGCCGCGGCTCAGCCCCGTGCACGGCGAGCTCTCCGACCTGCCGCCCGTGCACCTGGTCACCGGGCAGCACGACGCGCTGCTGGCGGACAGCCGCCGCCTCGATGCCGCGCTGACCGCCGCCGGCGCCGCGCACGAGTACCTCGAGGTGCACGGCGGCGGGGACCAGCTCGCGACCCGGGCCGACGGGCCGGCCACGCAGCAGGCGCGCCGCTTCCTCATCGCCGCGGCCCGCACCGCGATGGGCCTGGACGAGCCCGCCGACGCCGCCCGCTGACCACCGGCCCCGGCCGCCGGGCTCACTCGCACTCGAGGAAGGTCTCCTCGTCGCCCGCGAAGAGCGCGGAGTCCTCGTCGAGCAGGTCCGCCAGCGGGATGCGCGGCGCGTCGAGGATCTGCTCCCTCGTGGCCTGCTGCACCGCCCGGTGCCGGTCGTCGTCGGCGAGCGCGGGCACCAGCAGCCCCTCGTGCTCACCCATCGCGCAGCCGTCCAGGCCGTGGAGCGTGAGCCGCACGGTCCCGGCCGAGAGGCCTCCCTGCGCGTCGAGGTCGACGACGATGCCCAGGCGACAGGCGAGCACGCCGACGGCCCGGGTGCTGGTGTCGATCGCGGTCCAGGCGATGGTGGTGCCCAGCGCGAGGGCCGGGCCGCCGTCCCCCTCGGTGCGGAACCAGTCGGCGCAGATCGCCGGGCGGCCGACGCTGCGGAACGGCTCCGCGAGGGCGAGCGCGTAGAAGGTGCGATCCCCGCCGCCCCACGCCTCGTGCAGCGCGTCCCGCCAGAACTCGGGGGTGGCGCTCGAGACGTGGTCGAGGGCGTCCTGGTCGCTGAGCCCGCGCAGCGCGGAGGGGTCGAGGTAGGCGGCGCCGAGGAAGCCGGTCAGCTGCTCGCGGGCCGTGTCGACGGCGGAGTCCTCGGCGCCGAGGTCCGCCCAGGTCTCGAGCTCCTCGGCCGCGCCCTGGAGGGGCAGGGCGCGCAGCTCCTCGGCGGAGCGCGCATCCCAGTGCGCCGCATCGAGCGCGGCCAGCGGGTCCCGCGCCACCTGGGCGGAGGTGGGCACGGGGGAGGGGCCGCCGCAGCCGCCGAGCAGCACGGCGCCCCCGGAGGCGGTCAGCAGCGCGGCCAGGGAGCGGCGTCGCGGCCGCAGCGCGCCCGGCGCGCTCATCTCAGCTCGGGCTCCGCGCTGTCGGCCCGGCCGGCATCCGCATCGAGGCGCCTGCGGATCGTGGCGGCGCTGTCGCGGTCCTGCCGGGTGGCCTTGTCGACCAGTGCGGTGGTGTCGTCCTCGGGCTCCTCCGGCTGGAGCGCCATCCACACCAGGAACACGATGGTCAGCAGCAGGCAGAGGGCGAGCAGGATGAGCATCAGCGGCCAGGAGAAGCTGACCGGGTCCCAGAACGGATCGCCCTCGAAGAGCGAGGCGGTCCCGGCGACGGTGCCCACGAGATCCCCCTCAGATCGCGACGCACGCACCCGGGCCGTTGCGCCGGGGTGCACAGATCATCTCCAGCATAACTCTGCTGCGCACCCTGAGGTTATGCTGGAAAAATCATGGCTGACGTTATTGTCGGGCGCTTCGCGCTCATCGACCTGATCGCCAAGGGCGGTTCCGGGTCCGTGTGGCGCGCATGGGATTCCAAGGCCGAGGCGCTCTGCGCCGCGAAGGTGCTGCGGCAGCGGGATTCCGCCGATCTCATGCGGTTCGTGCGCGAGAAGGGCGTCAGCTTCGACCACCCGCACCTGCTCACCCCGTACGGCTGGGGCGCCGAGGACGAGCACGTCGTGATCGCGATGCCGCTGGTCTCCGGCGGCACCCTCGAATCGGTCGTGAAGCGGAGGGGCAGGCTCGCCGAACCGGCCGTGGTGGTGATCCTCGATCAGCTGCTGGACGGACTGTCCCATGTGCACGCCGAGGGGTGGATCCACCGCGATGTGAAGCCCGCGAACATCATGTTCGAACCCCACGGCAGCGCCCCGCCCGTGTCCCGGCTCGCAGATTTCGGGATCGCCGTCCACGAGACCGATGTGCGCTTCACCCACGTGGGGATGGTGAACGGGACGCCCGGCTACATGGCCCCGGAGCTGTTCTCCATGGCCGAGCCCGCCCCCTCCCACGACCTGTATGCGGCAGGGGTGGTCGCGCTGGTGGCGCTGAACGGCCCTCTCACGCTGCGCGACGGCTCGTTCCGGCCCGAGGAGCTCACCCAGCTCCTGCGCGGGGTCACTCCGAAGCTCTCCGCCGTGATCCGGCGCCTGGTCGCCGCCCAGCCGGAGGACCGCTACCAGGATGCGGACTCGGTGCGGCGCGACCTGCCTCGCGTGCCGCCCGGCTACCCGCTCACCCACGCCGACGGCGCGCCGCTCGAGTTCCGCGACACCCTGGACCCGCTGCCGCCGAACGCACCGGGCGCCGCCCGCCCCGAACGCCCGGCCCGGCCCTCCGGCCCGTCGATGGAGGCGATCCGCTCCGGGCGGGTGCAGCAGGGGTTCAGCGCCGGCTCCGCCTCCCCGCCGACCGGCCCTCAATGGGCGCAGCAGGGGACCCCTCCCGGCGGCCCCGCCCCCGGCGGCCCGGCACAGCACCCGGTGCAGAGCGGCCCGCCGCAGGCCATGCCCTTCTCGGCAGGAGCGGGGCCGGGCAGCCCTCCTCCAGGCACCCCGCCGCAGCGCTCCTCGCCCTTCGCCACGCATCCCACGAGCACCGGGACGGGCACCGGGTTCACCACGCCGCAGGGCTCCCACCGCCGCAGCACGCTCATCGCCGTGGCGCTCGGGGCCGCCTGTGCCCTGGTGCTCGGGGTGATCGTCGCGATCGTGCTGCTGATGGTGTTCGACGGATCCTCCGCCGCCGGCCCGCGCGGCGGGGGGACGGCTGTCAGCAGCATCGACGACTCCTTCGCCGAGGTGCAGACCGGGCAGGAGTGCCTCGCCGAGGACGAGGGCGTGATCGCCCTGACCGCCGAGGGGGACTACGTCTCCTGCACCGCGCTGCCCGAGGGCGGGGGCTACGCCTTCGCCTGACCTCCGGCCACGGTCGTGGTGTCCAGCGACTGCAGCAGCGCGCCGCGGCGCGGATCCATCAGCAGCTCGATCCGCAGCGACAGCGCGCCCTCCCCGCGGCCGGGCACCGTCCAGCGCAGTCGGGCGCGGCTGAGCACCTGCGCCTGCTCCACCCGCAGGTCCGCGAGCACTGCCGCGTCGAGTCCGGCCGCGACGAGGGCGGCCTCGAGCCGGCGCCGCCGCTCCGGGCGCGGCACGTCCAGGTCCATGTTGTCCGCGAACCAGGCATCGGCCACGGCATCCTCCCCGCCCACCAGCCAGGCCAGCGCCGCCTCGCCCGCCTCGCGGGTGCGGGGCGCGGCTTCCGGCGCCCGCCTCTCGAGCAGGCCGGGCACCTCGCGCTGCAGCAGGCGCAGCGCCTGCATCGACAGCGTCGTGGCGGGGGCGTACTTCGAGTTCGCGAGCGCGACCACGCCCACCCCGGAGTCGCGGTGCCACACCATGAACGAGCCGTACCCGGGGTAGCCGCCGGAATGGGAGATCACCTCGCCCAGATCCGGGAAGTGCTCCACCACCAGGCCGAAGCCGTAGCCGCGCACCCGGTCGAAGCCGGGCGAGGTGCGTGAGGGGTCATCCGGGTCCACCGGCAGGGCGGCCAGCGGATGGTGGCGGTGCAGCTGCTGCATCTCGCGCCGCGACGCGGTGGCCAGCGGGCCCGCCTCCCGCTCGGCGGCGTCGGCCGCATCGGCGGCGGCGAGGAAGCGCACCCAGCGGGCCACATCGTCCACGGTCGAGAACAGCCCGGCCATCGCCCCGTACACCCCGGGGGAATCCAGCGGCACCGGCTCGAAGCGGGTGGCGTCGGTGCGGTCGGCGAGGCGGTGCCCGGTGGCCAGGTGCGCGGTGTCGATCTCCTGCGCGGACCAGCCGGTGGCGCCGAGCCCCAGCGGCTCCAGGAAGCGCCGCCGGATCTCCGCCCGGTAGTCGCCGCCGGTGACCTCGTCGATGACCCGGCCCAGCAGGGCGTAGCTGGTGTTGGAGTACTCGAACCCGGTGCCGGAGCGGTGCACGTGCCCGAGCCCGCCGCGCAGCGTCGCCGCGAACTCCTCGCGCGTCATCGCCTCCTGTCGGTCGCCCCACGGGTTGTCGGTGACCAGGCCGGCGCTCATGGTGAGCAGCTGGCGCAGGGTGGGCTCGCGCTCGTCGGCGGCGAGCTCGAAGGCGCCGGCGGCCTCGGGGACGTGGGCGGAGATCGGGTCGTCCAGGTGCAGCCGGCCCTCGTCCCGCAGCGCGAGGAGCGTCGCGGCGGTGAACGACTTCGTCATCGAGGCGATGCGGGAGACGGTCGCGCGATCCATCGGCCCCGTCCCCTCGGCCGGGGCCCCGCCGGTGAGCTCGCGGTGCCCGGCGGCGCCGTGGCCCAGCACCTCCTGCTCGTGGCCGTGCCCGCCGATGATCGCCCAGGTCACGCCGGAGGTCTTGTGGTCGGCGACCGCCGTGTCGAACAGGGCGGCGATCGAGGAGAGCGCGGCGGGCGGGACAGCGGGGGCGGAGCGGCGGGGTGCAGGCATGACTGTCACTGTAGAGGGTGCGCGGCGCTCAGGAGGTGCCGGTGTAGAAGCGGTGGATGAGCGCCGCCACCTCGTCGCCGACCACCTCCGCGAGCCGTGCCGGATCGGCGTGGGAGGGGTCGAAACCCGGGCCCGACGGCGGCTCTGCGGGCCCGTCGGCGGGAGCCTCCGTGCCGACGCCCGTGGGCCCCGCGCCCCCGTCCGGTGTCTCCGTTCCGGTGTCTGTCCCCACCGCGGCGTCCGTTCCCGCCTCGTCGGCCCCCGGACCGCCGGAGGCGGGGGCGAGGGGCGCAGCACCGTCGGCGCGGCCGGTCGCCGGGCTCGCCGGGGCCACGAGGTCCTCGAGCGCGAGCCCCCGCAGGGTCAGCAGCTGCAGCGGCTGCTCGTCCACCGCCTCGACCAGCACGTACAGCAGCGCCGAGACGTGCCGGCAGGGTCCCGGCCAGTCCAGGCAGGAGCAGTCATGGGACAGCTCGGAGGCGTCCCGGGGCAGCAGCGACACGGCGGAGGCGGCCAGCTCGGCCTCGATCTGCTGCGGGTACTCGCCGGCGGCGAGGCGGGCGGGCAGCTCGGGATGCGCCCACGCCACCGCGAGGAAGGCGCGGCGGTCGTCCTCCCGGAAGGCGGGCAGGTCGAGACGGGCGTGGTACAGCTCCCCGTCCGCATCCAGCACGTCGCCGCGCGCGGTCCCCGCGTCGACGTCCAGCCACTGCACCCGCCCGGCGCGGGCGTCGGCCTTGCCGCGCCCCACCCGGGACGGGCCCAGCAGCTGCTCCGCCCCCTCGCGCAGCGCGACGGCGTGCCAGCCCTTCCCGACGGGGCCGCGGCGCGATCTGAGCTGGATGCTCATGAGTCCTCCTCGCCGTCGAGGGAGAGCAGGTCGAACAGCCGCTCGTCGTCGAGGGTGGTCAGCCAGTCCTCGCCCGGACCGACGGTCAGCTCGGCCAGCGCCTGCTTGTCCTGCAGCACCGTGTCGATCTTCTCCTCGACCGTGCCGGCGCTGACCAGCGTGTTCACGGTGACGTCGCGGCGCTGCCCGATGCGGAAGGCACGGTCGGTGGCCTGGTTCTCCACCGCCGGGTTCCACCAGCGGTCCAGGTGCACCACGTGGTTGGCGGCGGTGAGCGTGAGCCCGGTGCCGCCGGCGCGCAGGCTCAGCAGCATCAGCCCGGGACGGTCGCGGTGCTGCTGGAACTCGGCGACCATCTGGTCGCGGTCGCGTTTGGAGACCCCGCCGTGCAGGAACGGCACATCGATCCCGAACTCGGCGAAGCGCTCGCGCCAGTAGGGCACCAGCAGGTGGCCGAAGGTCGTGAACTGCGTGAACAGCAGCGCCTTGTGGCCCTTCTCGAAGGCCGTCTGCAGCAGGTCGTCGACCAGCTCGAGCTTGCCGGAGCGGTGCTCGCCCTCGCGCACCAGCGCGGAGCCGTCGCCGAGGTAGTGGGCGGGGTGGTTGCACACCTGCTTCAGCCGGGTGATCGCGGAGACCACCAGGGTGCGGCGGTTCTTCTCGTCGGCGCCGTCGATCTGCGTCATCAGCTCCTCGACGATCGCCTCGTACAGCCCGGCCTGCTCCGGGGTCAGGTTCACCACCCGGGTCAGCTCGATCTTCTCCGGCAGGTCCTGGATGATCGTGCGGTCCGTCTTGAGCCGGCGCAGGATGAAGGGGGAGGTGACGAGCTTGAGCCGGCTGATCGCCGCGCCGTCGCCGTCCTCCTCGATGGGGGTCGCGACCCGCTCCTGGAAGCTCTTCGCGCTGCCCAGCAGGCCCGGGTTGACCACCTCCATGAGGGAGTGCAGATCCGCGAGCCGGTTCTCGACCGGGGTGCCGGTCAGGGCCAGGCGGTGCGGGGCCTGCAGCGAGCGGGCGGCCCGGGTCACCTGCGTGGCGGGGGTCTTCACGTGCTGGGCCTCGTCGAACACCAGCCGGTGCCAGGGCACTGCGGAGAGCACCGCGAGGTCGCGGGCGAGGAGCGAGTAGGTGGTGATCACCAGGTCGAGATCCGTCGCGCCGTCCACGAAGGAGTCGTCCCGCACCCGGTCCCCGCCGTGGTGGACGTGCACGGACAGATGCGGGGCGAAGGTCGCGGCCTCGCGCTGCCACGCGCCGACCACGGACATCGGGCACACCAGCAGGGTGGGGCCCACCCGCTCCGCCGGCGCCTCGCCGCGGGTGCCCTCCCGCTCCCGGCACAGCAGCGCGAGGACCTGCATCGTCTTGCCGAGGCCCATGTCGTCGGCGAGGATCCCCCCGAGCCCCTGCCGGTCCAGGGCCCACAGCCAGTTCAGCCCGTCGAGCTGGTAGGGCCGCAGCGTGGCCTGCAGCGAGCCCGGCTGCGGGTGCGGATACGCCCCGGAGCCGCCGGGCATCAGCCGGGCCAGGCCGTTGCTGCCGCCCGAGAGCAGCGCCGCGACCCCGAAGTCGACGTCCGCCGCCTCGGGGGAGAGGATCAGCGAGAACATCTCGATCCACGGCGCCCGGCCCTCGACCTCGGCCGGCACCGGCGCGGGCACGAGGGCCGGGCCCGGGTGCCCGCCCGCCCGCGGTGCCCCGGCCGCGGCGGGGCCGGTGGTGCCGCTGATGCCCGCCCCGTCGTCGGCCGCCCGCCCGCCGGCCCGGCGCTCCTCGCGGGTGCGGGCCCCGAAGGTGTCGAGGAACTTCTCCGCGGCGCGCAGCGTGACCGCGTCCAGCCGCACCCACTGCCCCCGCAGCCGCACCAGCTCGGACTGCGCCTCGCGGATCTGCTCCATCTCCTCCTCGGTGAGCTCGGTGTCGCCCACGGCCACCCGCCAGCGGAAGGAGACCATCGCCCCGAGCCCCACCCCGGAGCCCTTCCGCTCGCCGGGCTCCTCCTCGACCTCCTGCGGCCGCACGGAGGTCTTCTGCTTCGTCCAGTCGCGCGGCAGCAGCACCGTCACCCCGGCCTCCTCGAGCGCGGGGGTGTCCCGGGCGAGGAACTCGGAGGCCTCGGCGGTGGTGAGCAGCCAGTCCACCCCGGTCTCGTCCACCGCCGCGCCCCGCACCGTCGGGGCCAGGCGCATCACCGCGGCGGAGGCCTCGGCCGCGCCGGCGGTGGTGAGGTCGCCGACGGCCCGCAGATCCGCGACCGGGTGCACGGTCCCGTCCCGCTCGCGCAGGCAGGTCTGCAGCGGCCAGGCGGTGCCCACCGGCGGCGGGAACAGGCGCACCACCACCTCGCTGTCGCGCGAGCCGAGCTTCACCCCGGGCCGGGCGGAGTCGACGTAGGCGTCGAAGGCGGCGGTGAGGCGGCGCTGGGTGGGCAGGTCGGCGCGCAGCTCGCCGTCATCGGCGAGGGCCCACAGCACCCCGCAGCGGTCCCTCGCCGGCGGCTCGGCGCGCCGCAGGTGCGCGGCGAAGGCGTGGCGGGCGTGCCCGTCCACCAGGGCGTGCAGCAGCGGCGGGGCGTCCTTCTCCGGCGCCCGCCACTGCATGATCGGCCGCCCGAACCGCTCCGCGGCCCGGGCCCGCAGGTGGCGCTTCTCGACCAGCGACCGAGCCCGCAGGTCCAGCACCATCGCGGCCACCAGATCCGGCATCGCGATGAGCTCCTCGTCGAGCCGGGCGGCGGCGCCGTCGGTGATCGGCGCGGCCAGATGCTCGGGGAAGCCCTCGCCGAAGCGCTCCTCGAGCAGCACCGTCGCGGCCCCCACCAGGGCGGTGAGGGCGGAGCCGTCCAGCGGCAGGGCGGGCACGCGCCGATCCCCGTCGCGGCCCGGGATCCGCACCCGGTGGCGCAGCAGATCGGGGGCGTCGGCAAGAGCCGCGGCGATGCCGGGCGGGGCGTCACGGCGCAGCGCGGCGAGGTCCTCGAGGGCGCGGGAGCGGCGCGGTCCGGTCTGCTCGCGCACCCACAGCGCAGGGCCGAGATCCTCGTCGAGGACGAGGTGGAGGCGGCGGACGGGCATGCCCTCAGACTAGGCGGGATGTCCGACGGACGCCGCCCGGGGCCGTGCGCTGTGGACAGCCGCACCCGCCCCGCGCGGCCGGGCCGCCGCGCGGCGCCGCCGCGCCGGGCAGGCCGCTCACAGACCGTCGATGATCAGCGCCGTCGCGTCGAGCCACGCCTCCTTGGTTGCCGGGGAGACGCGCGGCCAGTCCAGGTGGGAGCCGTCCACGAACTGCTGCTCGTAGGGCACCTCAGTGACCGCGCGGGTGTGCGCCCCGAAGTGTGCGATGAGGCGGCTGCGCAGCGTCGAGTCGAGCTTGCCCTTGGAGGAGTGGGACAGGATCGTCACCGCATGATCGACCTGCTCGGCCAGGCCCGTCGCCCGCAGCTCGTCGATCATCCAGGCCGCGGCGTTGAAGGTGTCCTCCCGCACGGTGGAGATGATGACCAGCTGGTCCGCCTCCTTCACCGCGGCGAGCCAGTTCGAGGCGCGCACGTTGTTGCCGGTGTCGATGACCTTGATCCGGTAGAAGCGCGAGAGCGTGTCGTTGAGCTCGCCGAAGGCCTCGGCGTCGATCGACGCGGCCGAGCCCGGATCCTCGTCCGAGGCGAGGATGTCGAAGCGCATCTCGCCCTGGGGGCGCACGTACGGGTCGAGATCCGCGTTGCTCGCCTCGGCCGAGCGCAGCCGGTCGATGTCATGCAGCAGATCCACCGCGGTGCGGCCGTGGTCGGTGGGGATGCCGCGCCAGCCCAGGGTGCCGCGGGTCTCGTTGTTGTCCCAGGCGAGCACGTTGCCGCCGCGGGTCACGCCGAGCGTCGCGGCGATCATCAGGGAGGCGGTGGTCTTGTGCGCGCCGCCCTTGAGGTTGACCACCGCGATGTTCCGCGGGCCGTCCAGCGGGCGGCGGATGCGCTCCAGGCGCAGCGTCTCGCGGCGCTCGCGCTTGTTCGGCCGCGGCGAGATCACCCCGCCGGTGAGCCGCGTGATGAGGCCGGGCAGGCCGCGGGTGGCCTTGACCTTCTCCGGCTTCGCGGTCGAGGACTGCAGGTCCTGGAGGGTGGGGCGCGAGGGATCCTTCTCCGGCAGCGTGCGCGCAGGCAGCGGGCGCTTGCGCACCGGTGCCTCCTGCGCCTGTGCGGCAGAGGGAGCGGGCGAGGCCGAGGCGGCCGACGACGCGGAGGTCGCCGACCACACCGACGCGGCCGAGGAGGCGGAGGGGGCCGATCCCGCCGACGGCGCGGAGGCCGCGGACGGTGCCGACGCAGCGGACGGTGCGGACGACGCCGACGCAGCCGATCCAGCAGAGGGGGCGGACGCGGCCGAGGGGGCGGAGCCGGCCGATGGAGCAGGCGCGGCCGACGACGCCGAGGCAGCCGAGGAGGCCGATCCCGCCGACAGGCCCGACAGCGCGGAGGGGGCC comes from Brachybacterium faecium DSM 4810 and encodes:
- a CDS encoding DNA/RNA helicase, superfamily II, SNF2 family (PFAM: Helicase conserved C-terminal domain; SNF2 family N-terminal domain), translating into MPVRRLHLVLDEDLGPALWVREQTGPRRSRALEDLAALRRDAPPGIAAALADAPDLLRHRVRIPGRDGDRRVPALPLDGSALTALVGAATVLLEERFGEGFPEHLAAPITDGAAARLDEELIAMPDLVAAMVLDLRARSLVEKRHLRARAAERFGRPIMQWRAPEKDAPPLLHALVDGHARHAFAAHLRRAEPPARDRCGVLWALADDGELRADLPTQRRLTAAFDAYVDSARPGVKLGSRDSEVVVRLFPPPVGTAWPLQTCLRERDGTVHPVADLRAVGDLTTAGAAEASAAVMRLAPTVRGAAVDETGVDWLLTTAEASEFLARDTPALEEAGVTVLLPRDWTKQKTSVRPQEVEEEPGERKGSGVGLGAMVSFRWRVAVGDTELTEEEMEQIREAQSELVRLRGQWVRLDAVTLRAAEKFLDTFGARTREERRAGGRAADDGAGISGTTGPAAAGAPRAGGHPGPALVPAPVPAEVEGRAPWIEMFSLILSPEAADVDFGVAALLSGGSNGLARLMPGGSGAYPHPQPGSLQATLRPYQLDGLNWLWALDRQGLGGILADDMGLGKTMQVLALLCREREGTRGEAPAERVGPTLLVCPMSVVGAWQREAATFAPHLSVHVHHGGDRVRDDSFVDGATDLDLVITTYSLLARDLAVLSAVPWHRLVFDEAQHVKTPATQVTRAARSLQAPHRLALTGTPVENRLADLHSLMEVVNPGLLGSAKSFQERVATPIEEDGDGAAISRLKLVTSPFILRRLKTDRTIIQDLPEKIELTRVVNLTPEQAGLYEAIVEELMTQIDGADEKNRRTLVVSAITRLKQVCNHPAHYLGDGSALVREGEHRSGKLELVDDLLQTAFEKGHKALLFTQFTTFGHLLVPYWRERFAEFGIDVPFLHGGVSKRDRDQMVAEFQQHRDRPGLMLLSLRAGGTGLTLTAANHVVHLDRWWNPAVENQATDRAFRIGQRRDVTVNTLVSAGTVEEKIDTVLQDKQALAELTVGPGEDWLTTLDDERLFDLLSLDGEEDS
- a CDS encoding ATPase involved in chromosome partitioning — encoded protein: MIAQARITSDTTATVHLAQETVEVSGADLPQIRDRVKQAFITAAKSAEQDLDVVIVEPGVRHHLRVEPSGRITGREADERPVHGPTLDDPLIAPPAEESAARAFRPRATGEHAALGSPVTGEHAAIGSAATGELPAMRPHGARRRRAAKPLSPQGAAVSTASGGSAGTASSAVSGASASSAPSAGSAPSAPSALSGLSAGSASSAASASSAAPAPSAGSAPSAASAPSAGSAASASSAPSAASAPSAASAPSAGSAPSASSAASVWSATSASSAASASPAPSAAQAQEAPVRKRPLPARTLPEKDPSRPTLQDLQSSTAKPEKVKATRGLPGLITRLTGGVISPRPNKRERRETLRLERIRRPLDGPRNIAVVNLKGGAHKTTASLMIAATLGVTRGGNVLAWDNNETRGTLGWRGIPTDHGRTAVDLLHDIDRLRSAEASNADLDPYVRPQGEMRFDILASDEDPGSAASIDAEAFGELNDTLSRFYRIKVIDTGNNVRASNWLAAVKEADQLVIISTVREDTFNAAAWMIDELRATGLAEQVDHAVTILSHSSKGKLDSTLRSRLIAHFGAHTRAVTEVPYEQQFVDGSHLDWPRVSPATKEAWLDATALIIDGL